In Streptomyces sp. NBC_01551, one DNA window encodes the following:
- a CDS encoding DNA alkylation repair protein — protein sequence MRPNDQRPPGVPLSALADLLTERLIAAYGAAADPERAGQMAAYMKDVAPFLGIRTPLRRELSRAVTKDTPEPAEADCAALALRCWGLAEREYQYFAADYLRRHVSRCSSGFLPVVRHLIVTVPWWDTVDTLAAHTVGPLVAADPGLRAVMDEWIGDEHLWVARTALLHQLRYKEATDTGRLFAYCRRQAGHPDFFVRKAIGWALREYAKTDPEAVRAFVTAERGSLSPLSVREALKNL from the coding sequence ATGCGGCCGAACGACCAGCGACCCCCGGGTGTTCCGCTCAGCGCCCTCGCCGACCTGCTGACCGAGCGCCTGATCGCGGCGTACGGAGCGGCTGCCGACCCGGAGCGGGCCGGGCAGATGGCCGCGTACATGAAGGACGTCGCGCCGTTCCTCGGGATCCGCACCCCGCTGCGCCGCGAACTGTCCCGGGCCGTGACCAAGGACACCCCGGAGCCGGCCGAGGCGGACTGCGCGGCGCTCGCGCTGCGCTGCTGGGGCCTCGCGGAGCGTGAGTACCAGTACTTCGCGGCGGACTACCTGCGGCGGCACGTGTCCCGCTGCTCCTCCGGGTTCCTGCCCGTCGTGCGGCACCTGATCGTCACCGTCCCCTGGTGGGACACCGTGGACACGCTCGCCGCGCACACCGTCGGCCCGCTGGTGGCCGCCGACCCCGGGCTGCGGGCCGTGATGGACGAGTGGATCGGGGACGAGCACCTCTGGGTCGCCCGCACCGCCCTCCTGCACCAGCTGCGCTACAAGGAGGCGACCGACACCGGGCGGCTCTTCGCCTACTGCCGCCGCCAGGCGGGCCACCCGGACTTCTTCGTCCGCAAGGCGATCGGCTGGGCGCTGCGCGAGTACGCCAAGACCGACCCGGAGGCCGTGCGCGCGTTCGTCACGGCCGAACGGGGCTCGCTGTCCCCGCTGTCGGTGCGCGAGGCTCTCAAGAACCTCTGA
- a CDS encoding MFS transporter: MSSPPADASSRSVRTSAPRRRRPEWASRNYTLLTGAAVVTNLGSHGALIAASFAVMEAGGSPGDVGLVAAARTLPLVLFLLIGGALADRLPRHRVMVAANALNCVSQAAFAVLVLAGDPQLWQMMLLTALCGTGTAFFNPAAEGMLLSSVSGEHSNRAFALFRMAMNGAGIGGAALGGAMIAAIGPGWVLAVDAAAFAVAGALRAFLDVGHVPGRAPGGGLLADLREGWVEVKTRPWLWSIVLQFSVVVAVVGAAEAVYGPLVARDQLGGPAPWGVALACFGAGTIAGAVLMMFWKPRRLLLVGTLCVFPLALPSAGLAVPLPVWGLCAVMLVSGLAIEVFGVNWMATMHQEIPEEKFSRVSAYDWFGSVSMLPLATALAGPAETAFGRTTALWGCAALVVLGTAVVLLVPDVRRMTRKPSKPVATGTQQPSAPHPAKAA; the protein is encoded by the coding sequence GTGAGCTCTCCACCCGCCGACGCCTCCTCCCGCTCCGTCCGTACGTCCGCGCCGCGCCGCCGCAGACCCGAGTGGGCCAGCCGCAACTACACCCTGTTGACGGGCGCCGCCGTCGTGACGAACCTCGGCAGCCACGGAGCGCTCATCGCGGCCTCGTTCGCGGTCATGGAGGCCGGCGGTTCCCCCGGCGACGTCGGCCTCGTCGCCGCCGCCCGTACGCTGCCGCTCGTCCTGTTCCTCCTCATCGGCGGGGCCCTCGCCGACCGGCTGCCCCGGCACCGCGTGATGGTCGCGGCCAACGCCCTGAACTGCGTCTCGCAGGCCGCCTTCGCCGTCCTCGTGCTGGCCGGCGACCCCCAGCTGTGGCAGATGATGCTGCTCACCGCGCTCTGCGGCACCGGCACGGCGTTCTTCAACCCGGCGGCCGAGGGGATGCTGCTCTCCAGCGTCTCCGGCGAACACTCCAACCGCGCCTTCGCCCTCTTCCGGATGGCGATGAACGGCGCCGGCATCGGCGGCGCCGCGCTCGGCGGAGCGATGATCGCCGCTATCGGCCCCGGCTGGGTGCTGGCGGTGGACGCGGCCGCGTTCGCGGTCGCCGGAGCCCTGCGGGCGTTCCTGGACGTCGGCCACGTCCCCGGCCGGGCCCCCGGCGGCGGCCTGCTGGCCGACCTGCGCGAGGGCTGGGTCGAGGTCAAGACCCGCCCCTGGCTGTGGAGCATCGTGCTCCAGTTCTCCGTCGTCGTCGCCGTCGTGGGCGCCGCGGAGGCGGTCTACGGTCCGCTCGTCGCCCGGGACCAGTTGGGCGGGCCCGCCCCCTGGGGCGTGGCCCTGGCCTGCTTCGGCGCCGGCACCATCGCAGGGGCCGTCCTGATGATGTTCTGGAAGCCGCGCCGGCTGCTGCTGGTCGGCACCCTGTGCGTGTTCCCGCTGGCGCTGCCGTCGGCAGGGCTGGCGGTTCCGCTGCCGGTGTGGGGCCTGTGCGCCGTGATGCTGGTCAGCGGCCTGGCCATCGAGGTGTTCGGCGTGAACTGGATGGCCACGATGCACCAGGAGATCCCGGAGGAGAAGTTCTCCCGCGTCTCGGCCTACGACTGGTTCGGCTCGGTGTCGATGCTCCCGCTGGCCACCGCGCTGGCCGGGCCGGCCGAAACCGCCTTCGGGCGCACCACGGCTCTGTGGGGCTGCGCGGCCCTGGTCGTCCTCGGCACGGCGGTCGTCCTGCTCGTCCCGGACGTCCGCCGGATGACCCGCAAACCATCGAAGCCCGTCGCCACCGGAACCCAGCAGCCGTCCGCGCCCCATCCCGCCAAGGCGGCCTGA
- a CDS encoding DUF2191 domain-containing protein: MVLAGIGSPQDAVEAVVRDYIARGHRTEARVQTQDEPRRDPDTLQQPPQG; encoded by the coding sequence ATGGTCCTCGCCGGGATCGGCTCGCCCCAGGACGCGGTGGAGGCCGTCGTACGGGACTACATCGCCCGCGGCCACCGCACCGAGGCGCGGGTGCAGACCCAGGACGAGCCCCGGCGGGACCCCGACACCCTGCAGCAGCCGCCGCAGGGCTGA
- the tuf gene encoding elongation factor Tu: MAKTAFVRTKPHLNIGTMGHVDHGKTTLTAAITKVLAARGGASFVPFDRIDRAPEESRRGITINLTHVEYETDTRHYAHVDMPGHADYIKNMVTGAAQLDGAILVVSALDGVMPQTAEHVLLARQVGVNHIVVALNKADAGDPELTDLVELEVRELLTAHGYGGDAAPVVRVSGLGALEGDPRWTGAIEALLDAVDTYVPMPVRYTDAPFLLPVENVLTITGRGTVVTGAVERGSVRPGDRVSVLGGDGEAVETVVTGLETFGKPMESAEAGDNVALLLRGVPRDGVRRGHVVAAPGSVRPRRRFTARVYVLSGREGGRTTPVASGYRPQFYIRTADVVGDVDLGEAAVAPPGETVTMTVELGRDVPLEAGLGFAIREGGRTVGAGTVTTVLD, translated from the coding sequence ATGGCCAAGACGGCCTTCGTACGCACCAAGCCGCACCTCAACATCGGCACCATGGGTCACGTCGACCACGGCAAGACCACGCTCACCGCCGCCATCACCAAGGTCCTCGCCGCGCGGGGCGGCGCCTCCTTCGTACCCTTCGACCGGATCGACCGGGCCCCGGAGGAGTCCCGGCGCGGGATCACCATCAACCTCACGCACGTCGAGTACGAGACCGACACCCGCCACTACGCCCACGTGGACATGCCGGGCCACGCCGACTACATCAAGAACATGGTCACTGGCGCCGCCCAGCTCGACGGGGCGATCCTCGTCGTCTCCGCGCTCGACGGCGTCATGCCACAGACCGCCGAGCACGTCCTGCTCGCCCGCCAAGTCGGCGTGAACCACATCGTGGTGGCGCTCAACAAGGCGGACGCCGGGGACCCCGAGCTCACCGACCTGGTCGAGCTGGAGGTCCGCGAGCTGCTCACCGCGCACGGCTACGGCGGGGACGCCGCTCCCGTCGTACGGGTCTCCGGGCTCGGGGCGCTGGAGGGCGACCCGCGCTGGACCGGGGCGATCGAGGCGTTGCTGGACGCGGTCGACACGTACGTCCCGATGCCCGTGCGGTACACGGACGCGCCGTTCCTGCTGCCGGTGGAGAACGTGCTGACCATCACCGGGCGCGGGACCGTCGTGACCGGCGCCGTCGAGCGCGGCAGCGTCCGCCCGGGCGACCGGGTGAGCGTCCTCGGCGGCGACGGCGAGGCCGTCGAGACCGTGGTCACGGGCCTGGAGACCTTCGGGAAGCCGATGGAGTCCGCCGAGGCCGGCGACAACGTCGCTCTGCTGCTGCGCGGGGTGCCGCGCGACGGCGTGCGCCGCGGGCACGTGGTGGCCGCGCCCGGCAGCGTGCGGCCGCGCCGACGCTTCACGGCGCGGGTGTACGTGCTCTCCGGACGGGAGGGCGGCCGCACGACACCGGTCGCCAGCGGGTACCGGCCGCAGTTCTACATCCGGACCGCCGACGTGGTCGGGGACGTGGACCTGGGCGAGGCCGCGGTGGCCCCGCCCGGCGAGACGGTCACCATGACCGTCGAGCTGGGGCGGGACGTCCCGCTGGAGGCGGGGCTCGGCTTCGCCATCCGCGAGGGCGGCCGGACGGTCGGCGCGGGCACGGTGACCACCGTGCTCGACTGA
- a CDS encoding spermidine synthase, whose translation MPDVDRERAWLLTVDGAPQSYVDLDEPEHLEFEYVRRLAHVLDCAAEPGAGLDLLHLGGGALTLPRYTAVTRPGSRQTVVEFDAPLVELVAEHLPLADGARVAVHAADARAWLEGAAAGSADVIVADVFGGSRVPAQLTSAEYAREVARVLRPGGLYAANLADGAPFGFLKAQLANFGAVFGELALIAEPSVLRGRRFGNAVLVASDRELPLADLTRRCAADVFPARVEAGPALARFMRGALPVPDADAVSSPEPPEGAFSVG comes from the coding sequence ATGCCGGACGTGGACCGGGAGCGGGCCTGGCTGCTGACCGTCGACGGGGCCCCGCAGTCGTACGTGGACCTGGACGAGCCGGAGCACCTGGAGTTCGAGTACGTACGCCGACTCGCGCACGTGCTCGACTGCGCGGCGGAGCCGGGGGCCGGGCTGGACCTCCTGCACCTGGGCGGGGGCGCACTGACCCTGCCGCGCTACACGGCGGTGACCCGGCCGGGCTCCCGGCAGACGGTGGTCGAGTTCGACGCGCCACTGGTGGAACTGGTCGCGGAGCACCTCCCGCTGGCCGACGGCGCGCGGGTGGCGGTGCACGCCGCCGACGCCCGCGCGTGGCTGGAGGGCGCGGCCGCCGGGAGCGCGGACGTGATCGTGGCCGACGTGTTCGGCGGCTCGCGGGTCCCGGCGCAGCTCACGTCCGCCGAGTACGCCCGGGAGGTGGCGCGGGTGCTGCGCCCCGGCGGGCTGTACGCGGCGAATCTGGCCGACGGGGCGCCGTTCGGCTTCCTTAAGGCGCAGCTGGCGAACTTCGGGGCGGTGTTCGGGGAGCTCGCGCTGATCGCCGAGCCGTCCGTGCTGCGCGGGCGCCGGTTCGGGAACGCGGTGCTGGTGGCGTCGGACCGGGAGCTGCCGCTGGCGGACCTGACGCGGCGCTGCGCGGCGGACGTGTTCCCCGCCCGCGTCGAGGCGGGGCCGGCGCTGGCCCGCTTCATGCGGGGCGCACTGCCGGTGCCGGACGCGGACGCCGTGTCCTCGCCGGAGCCACCGGAAGGCGCCTTCAGCGTGGGCTGA
- a CDS encoding Gfo/Idh/MocA family protein, producing the protein MKVGVIGLGDIARKAYLPVLTTRPGIELHLQTRTPATLELIGGTHHIPAARRHTDLDGLLAAGLDAAFVHAPTDVHPEIVTRLLEAGVPTYVDKPLAYELADARRLVELAEERGVSLCVGFNRRHAPGYAQCADHPRELIVMQKNRVGLPEDPRTLVLDDFIHVVDTLRFLLPGEADHIDVRAVVREGLMHQVVLQMSGEGFTALGIMNRLSGSTEEVLEVSGQDSKRQVVNLAEIIDHKGQPTVRRRGDWVPVARQRGIEQVVDTFLEAVQAGKTVSARDALLTHELCERVVLSALEQAARS; encoded by the coding sequence GTGAAGGTTGGCGTCATCGGACTCGGCGACATCGCCCGCAAGGCGTACCTGCCCGTCCTCACCACCCGCCCGGGGATCGAGCTGCACCTGCAGACCCGCACCCCCGCCACACTGGAGCTGATCGGCGGGACCCACCACATCCCGGCCGCACGACGACACACCGACCTGGACGGGCTGCTCGCCGCAGGCCTAGACGCCGCCTTCGTGCACGCCCCCACCGACGTCCACCCCGAGATCGTGACCCGGCTGCTGGAGGCCGGCGTACCGACGTACGTGGACAAGCCGCTCGCCTACGAGCTCGCCGACGCGCGGCGGCTGGTGGAACTCGCCGAGGAGCGCGGGGTGTCGCTGTGCGTCGGCTTCAACCGCCGCCACGCGCCCGGCTACGCGCAGTGCGCCGACCACCCGCGCGAGCTGATCGTCATGCAGAAGAACCGGGTCGGCCTGCCGGAGGACCCGCGCACCCTCGTCCTGGACGACTTCATCCACGTCGTCGACACGCTGCGCTTCCTGCTGCCCGGCGAGGCCGACCACATCGACGTCCGCGCCGTGGTGCGCGAGGGGCTGATGCACCAGGTGGTGCTCCAGATGTCCGGCGAGGGATTCACGGCGCTCGGCATCATGAACCGGCTGTCCGGCTCCACCGAGGAGGTCCTGGAGGTCTCGGGGCAGGACAGCAAGCGCCAGGTCGTCAACCTCGCCGAGATCATCGACCACAAGGGCCAGCCGACCGTGCGCCGCCGCGGGGACTGGGTCCCGGTCGCCCGCCAGCGCGGGATCGAGCAGGTCGTGGACACTTTCCTGGAGGCCGTCCAGGCGGGCAAGACGGTCAGTGCCCGGGACGCGCTGCTCACCCACGAGCTGTGCGAGCGCGTGGTGCTGTCCGCTCTGGAGCAGGCCGCCCGGTCCTGA
- a CDS encoding DinB family protein, giving the protein MTITSGSQRTEPSTTANERDMLDGWLDYHRATLVWKCEGLADAQLRQAVLAPSELSLLGLVRHMAEVERYWFREIMLGEELPELYCTREDPDGDFHFSEEDTYADAERVWQTEVELARQAAAGRPLELESRAESHHRGEVFSLRWVYTHMIEEYARHNGHADLLREQLDGSTGD; this is encoded by the coding sequence ATGACCATCACTTCCGGATCACAGCGCACCGAACCGTCGACCACCGCCAACGAGCGGGACATGCTGGACGGGTGGCTCGACTACCACCGCGCCACCCTCGTGTGGAAGTGCGAGGGGCTCGCGGACGCGCAACTGCGGCAGGCCGTCCTCGCCCCGTCCGAACTCAGCCTGTTGGGGCTCGTGCGGCACATGGCCGAGGTGGAGCGGTACTGGTTCCGGGAGATCATGCTGGGCGAGGAGCTGCCCGAGCTGTACTGCACGCGCGAAGACCCGGACGGTGACTTCCACTTCAGCGAGGAAGACACCTATGCGGATGCCGAGCGGGTCTGGCAGACCGAGGTCGAACTGGCCCGGCAGGCCGCGGCGGGCCGCCCGTTGGAGCTGGAGTCGCGCGCCGAGAGCCACCACCGCGGCGAGGTGTTCAGCCTGCGCTGGGTCTACACGCACATGATCGAGGAGTACGCGCGCCACAACGGACACGCGGACCTTCTGCGCGAGCAGCTCGACGGCTCCACCGGCGACTGA
- a CDS encoding undecaprenyl-diphosphate phosphatase — MSWFESLILGLVQGLTEFLPISSSAHLRLTAAFAGWHDPGAAFTAITQIGTEAAVLIYFRKDIARIVSTWFRSLYTKALRSEQDAKMGWLVIVGSIPIGVLGLVFKDAIVGPARDLRLTATTLIVMGIVLGIADRLAARDEEGGRHRAIRSRKTLKELGVKDGLIFGVCQAMALIPGVSRSGATISGGLLLGFTREAAARYSFLLAIPAVLASGAFEIKDVMENPGHISWGPTIFATVIAFFVGYAVIAWFMKFISTKSFMPFVIYRILLGIALFALIAAGVLSPHAGESGS; from the coding sequence ATGAGCTGGTTCGAATCCCTAATCCTCGGTCTCGTCCAGGGGCTTACGGAGTTCCTCCCGATCTCCTCCAGCGCCCATCTGCGGCTGACCGCGGCGTTCGCCGGCTGGCACGATCCCGGAGCTGCCTTCACCGCCATCACCCAGATCGGCACCGAGGCCGCCGTGCTGATCTACTTCCGCAAGGACATCGCGCGGATCGTCTCCACCTGGTTCCGCTCGCTCTACACCAAGGCGCTGCGCTCGGAGCAGGACGCGAAGATGGGCTGGCTGGTGATCGTCGGGTCGATCCCGATCGGTGTCCTCGGCCTTGTGTTCAAGGACGCGATCGTGGGCCCTGCCCGCGACCTGCGGCTGACCGCCACCACCCTCATCGTGATGGGCATCGTGCTCGGCATCGCCGACCGGCTGGCCGCGCGTGACGAGGAGGGCGGCCGCCACCGCGCGATCCGCAGCCGCAAGACGCTGAAGGAACTGGGCGTCAAGGACGGCCTGATCTTCGGTGTATGCCAGGCGATGGCCCTGATCCCGGGCGTCTCCCGGTCCGGCGCGACGATCTCCGGCGGTCTGCTGCTGGGCTTCACCCGCGAGGCGGCGGCCCGGTACTCCTTCCTCCTCGCCATCCCGGCCGTCCTGGCCTCGGGCGCGTTCGAGATCAAGGACGTGATGGAGAACCCGGGCCACATCTCCTGGGGACCGACGATCTTCGCGACGGTCATCGCCTTCTTCGTCGGCTACGCCGTGATCGCGTGGTTCATGAAGTTCATCTCCACCAAGAGCTTCATGCCGTTCGTGATCTACCGGATCCTGCTGGGCATCGCCCTGTTCGCCCTGATCGCCGCGGGCGTGCTGAGCCCGCACGCCGGCGAGTCCGGGTCCTAG
- a CDS encoding nuclear transport factor 2 family protein, translating into MTQRVDLATVMDRLAIDEVVSGYAVAVDDGDWDAYRALFVPSGRADYSSAGGIEGPAVQVADWLEQTMRLFPVRQHLIVNRLIRLEDLGGSPGDSAEVRADFVNPMRLSAAGSGDDGAAAPNFVAAGRYTFALARTRDGWRLSRVTVHEKWRHLSG; encoded by the coding sequence ATGACGCAGCGTGTGGACCTCGCGACGGTAATGGACCGCCTCGCCATCGACGAGGTGGTCTCGGGGTACGCCGTGGCCGTGGACGACGGGGACTGGGACGCCTACCGCGCCCTGTTCGTCCCGTCCGGCCGGGCCGACTACAGCTCGGCGGGCGGGATCGAGGGCCCCGCGGTGCAGGTCGCGGACTGGCTCGAGCAGACCATGCGGCTGTTCCCCGTACGGCAGCACCTGATCGTCAACCGGCTGATCCGGCTGGAGGACCTGGGCGGTTCGCCCGGGGACTCGGCCGAGGTGCGAGCGGATTTCGTGAACCCGATGCGGCTGTCCGCCGCCGGGTCCGGCGACGACGGCGCCGCCGCGCCCAACTTCGTCGCGGCCGGGCGCTACACCTTCGCGCTCGCCCGCACCCGCGACGGCTGGCGGCTCAGCCGCGTCACCGTGCACGAGAAGTGGCGCCACTTGTCCGGCTGA
- a CDS encoding patatin-like phospholipase family protein — MGSGGDTALVLGGGGLTGVGWESGILYGLARAGVDLSTADLVVGTSAGSLVGAQLTSGLLTPQELYERQLGDGSGEPVARLGVGLVAKYAVAMARSRDATAYRQRVGAMALAAAGTTDEAERREVLAARLVSHEWPERRLVVTAVDALSGELAAFDRESGAGLLDAVSASCAVPMVWPPATVGGRRFIDGGIRSATNADLAAGHARVVIIAPMALGAGLIPSPAAQAARLREEGARVLLITPSSAARKAFGRNVLDPARRAPAARAGLAQAAEHAAEAAAIWSGPAA; from the coding sequence ATGGGAAGCGGCGGCGACACGGCACTGGTGCTCGGCGGCGGGGGACTCACCGGCGTCGGCTGGGAGTCCGGGATCCTGTACGGCCTCGCCCGCGCTGGCGTGGACCTGAGCACCGCGGACCTCGTCGTCGGCACCTCGGCGGGCTCGCTCGTCGGCGCCCAGCTCACCTCCGGGCTGCTCACCCCGCAGGAGCTCTACGAGCGCCAGCTCGGCGACGGCTCCGGGGAACCGGTGGCCCGGTTGGGGGTCGGGCTCGTCGCCAAGTACGCCGTCGCGATGGCCCGGTCCCGGGACGCCACGGCCTACCGGCAGCGGGTCGGCGCCATGGCCCTCGCCGCCGCCGGGACCACCGACGAGGCGGAGCGGCGCGAGGTGCTGGCGGCCCGGCTCGTCTCGCACGAGTGGCCCGAGCGCCGCCTCGTCGTCACCGCCGTCGACGCCCTGAGCGGCGAGCTGGCCGCCTTCGACCGCGAGAGCGGCGCCGGGCTGCTGGACGCCGTCTCGGCGAGCTGCGCGGTGCCGATGGTGTGGCCGCCCGCGACGGTGGGCGGGCGGCGCTTCATCGACGGCGGGATCCGCTCCGCGACCAACGCCGATCTGGCCGCCGGACATGCCCGCGTCGTCATCATCGCGCCCATGGCCCTCGGTGCCGGGCTGATCCCCTCGCCCGCCGCTCAGGCGGCGCGGCTGCGGGAGGAAGGCGCGCGGGTGCTGCTGATCACGCCGTCCTCGGCGGCCCGCAAGGCCTTCGGGCGCAACGTACTGGACCCGGCCCGGCGGGCGCCGGCGGCGCGGGCCGGGCTCGCGCAGGCGGCGGAGCACGCCGCCGAGGCCGCCGCGATCTGGTCCGGCCCGGCGGCCTGA
- a CDS encoding DUF4442 domain-containing protein: MSADQMNVGELLAATVPMARTLNLQFLETTPERAVVRLPDQPDFHNHVGGPHAGAMFTLAESASGAIVLAAFGEQLSRAVPLAVRAEIGYKKLAKGVVTATATLGRPAAEVVAELDAGGRPEFPVTIAIQREDEAVTGEMTVVWTLRPNA, encoded by the coding sequence ATGAGCGCAGATCAGATGAACGTGGGCGAACTGCTCGCCGCGACCGTGCCGATGGCCCGGACCCTGAACCTCCAGTTCCTGGAGACCACCCCGGAGCGCGCCGTCGTCCGCCTTCCGGACCAGCCCGACTTCCACAACCACGTCGGCGGTCCGCACGCGGGCGCCATGTTCACGCTGGCCGAGTCCGCGAGCGGGGCCATCGTCCTGGCCGCCTTCGGCGAGCAGCTCTCGCGCGCCGTGCCGCTGGCCGTGCGGGCCGAGATCGGCTACAAGAAGCTCGCCAAGGGCGTCGTCACGGCCACCGCCACCCTGGGCCGTCCGGCAGCCGAGGTCGTCGCCGAGCTCGATGCCGGCGGTCGCCCCGAGTTCCCGGTCACCATCGCGATCCAGCGCGAGGACGAGGCCGTGACCGGCGAGATGACGGTCGTCTGGACCCTCCGCCCGAACGCGTAG
- the lnt gene encoding apolipoprotein N-acyltransferase, with the protein MLTKPARWWRAAAAVAAGALPCLAFPAPALWWFAYVALVPWMLLLRSAPTGRRAALEGWLGGAGFILAVHHWLLPSLHVFLLPLAALLGLLWIPWALLVRELLGGVPAGARAGAALVLVPAGWLLSELARSWQGLGGPWGLLGASQWQVAPVLRLASVGGVWLVSLLLVAVNCAVVLLIAAPAARVPAVAGITGCAVLTGVVWLWVPRPEVSGGLRVAVVQPGLVADGPDSAERRFAAGERLTRELAGQRPDLVVWGESSVGADLTARPDLARRLAALSAQVGAPLLVNVDARQPPAGAGAGATTPTAAGAVAGIHKSAVLVGPQGPTGARYDKMRLVPFGEYIPARSLLGWATSVGKAAGEDRVRGASPVVMDLPGWPDVRLGPLVCFESAFPDMSRYLAREGAGLLIAQSATSSFQDSWAPAQHASIAALRAAETGRPMVHATLTGISAVYGPSGERVGSALSTSQSAAALYEVPLARGTTLYVRFGAWPVGAALAVLAAYCAAEGVRSVRTGRPAPERTAPRARTARG; encoded by the coding sequence ATGCTCACGAAGCCGGCCCGGTGGTGGCGTGCGGCGGCCGCGGTCGCCGCCGGCGCGTTGCCCTGCCTCGCCTTCCCGGCGCCCGCCCTCTGGTGGTTCGCCTACGTGGCCCTCGTGCCCTGGATGCTGCTGCTGAGGTCCGCGCCGACCGGGCGGCGCGCCGCGCTGGAGGGGTGGCTGGGCGGCGCCGGGTTCATCCTGGCCGTCCACCACTGGCTGCTGCCCAGCCTGCACGTGTTCCTGCTGCCCCTGGCCGCGCTGCTGGGGCTGCTCTGGATCCCGTGGGCACTGCTGGTGCGGGAGCTGCTCGGCGGGGTCCCCGCCGGGGCGCGGGCGGGCGCGGCGCTGGTCCTCGTACCGGCGGGGTGGCTGCTGTCGGAGCTGGCCCGGTCCTGGCAGGGGCTGGGCGGGCCGTGGGGGCTGCTCGGAGCCAGCCAGTGGCAGGTGGCGCCGGTGCTGCGGCTGGCCTCGGTGGGCGGGGTCTGGCTGGTGAGCCTGCTGCTGGTGGCGGTGAACTGCGCGGTGGTGCTGCTGATCGCGGCGCCGGCGGCGCGGGTCCCGGCGGTGGCGGGCATCACGGGGTGCGCGGTGCTGACCGGCGTGGTGTGGCTGTGGGTGCCCCGGCCGGAGGTGTCGGGCGGGCTGCGGGTGGCCGTCGTACAGCCGGGTCTCGTCGCGGACGGCCCGGACAGCGCGGAGCGGCGGTTCGCCGCCGGGGAGCGCCTGACCCGGGAGCTCGCGGGGCAGCGCCCGGACTTGGTGGTGTGGGGCGAGAGCAGTGTCGGCGCGGACCTGACGGCCCGCCCGGACCTGGCCCGGCGACTCGCCGCACTGTCGGCGCAGGTGGGGGCTCCGCTGCTGGTCAACGTGGACGCCCGGCAACCACCGGCGGGCGCGGGCGCCGGAGCGACCACGCCGACCGCGGCCGGCGCCGTGGCCGGGATTCACAAGTCGGCCGTGCTGGTCGGCCCCCAGGGCCCCACCGGCGCCCGCTACGACAAGATGCGCCTGGTCCCCTTCGGCGAGTACATACCGGCCCGCTCGCTGCTCGGCTGGGCCACCTCGGTCGGCAAGGCGGCCGGCGAGGACCGCGTGCGCGGCGCCTCCCCGGTGGTCATGGACCTGCCGGGGTGGCCGGACGTCCGGCTGGGCCCGCTGGTCTGCTTCGAGTCCGCCTTCCCCGACATGAGCCGGTACCTGGCCCGCGAGGGCGCCGGCCTGCTCATCGCGCAGTCGGCGACCTCGTCCTTCCAGGACAGCTGGGCGCCGGCGCAGCACGCCTCGATCGCCGCCCTGCGCGCCGCCGAGACCGGCCGCCCCATGGTGCACGCCACCCTCACGGGCATCAGCGCGGTGTACGGCCCGTCCGGCGAGCGGGTCGGCTCCGCGCTGTCCACCTCGCAGAGCGCGGCGGCGCTGTACGAGGTCCCGCTCGCCCGGGGCACCACCCTCTACGTCCGCTTCGGGGCCTGGCCCGTCGGCGCGGCCCTCGCCGTACTGGCGGCGTACTGCGCGGCCGAGGGCGTGCGCTCGGTCAGGACCGGGCGGCCTGCTCCAGAGCGGACAGCACCACGCGCTCGCACAGCTCGTGGGTGA
- a CDS encoding TVP38/TMEM64 family protein encodes MSLLLAPWTRLALLVLLLVAAGVCVLLYEPQRILSEGWPPGLPVGAAVLLFAAAYGLCTAAFVPRPLLNLAAGAVFGTQFGLVAAVGGTVLGAGISFGLGRIMGQEALRPYLRGRWLKAADGQLSRHGFRSMLAVRIFPGVPFAAANYCAAVSRCGWLPFLLATAIGTVPNTAAYVIAGSSASSPGSPAFLASFGFIAVSAVVAGAVAWRERHRFAPPAPREQAPQHPPVVTAASHGP; translated from the coding sequence ATGTCCCTCCTCCTCGCGCCGTGGACCCGGCTTGCGCTGCTCGTCCTGCTGCTCGTGGCGGCCGGGGTGTGCGTGCTGCTGTACGAGCCCCAGCGCATCCTCTCGGAGGGCTGGCCGCCGGGACTGCCCGTCGGCGCGGCGGTGCTGCTGTTCGCGGCCGCGTACGGGCTCTGCACGGCGGCGTTCGTCCCGCGACCCCTGCTCAACCTCGCGGCGGGAGCCGTCTTCGGGACCCAGTTCGGCCTGGTCGCGGCGGTCGGCGGGACGGTCCTGGGCGCCGGGATCTCCTTCGGCCTCGGCCGGATCATGGGCCAGGAGGCGTTGCGTCCGTACCTTCGCGGGCGCTGGCTGAAGGCGGCCGACGGCCAGCTCAGCCGGCACGGCTTCCGCTCGATGCTCGCGGTCCGGATCTTCCCCGGGGTGCCGTTCGCGGCCGCCAACTACTGCGCGGCCGTCTCCCGTTGCGGCTGGCTGCCGTTCCTGCTGGCCACCGCGATCGGCACGGTCCCCAACACCGCCGCGTACGTGATCGCGGGGTCCAGTGCCTCCTCCCCGGGTTCCCCGGCGTTCCTGGCCTCGTTCGGCTTCATCGCCGTCTCCGCGGTCGTCGCGGGGGCCGTCGCCTGGCGCGAGCGGCACCGGTTCGCACCGCCCGCCCCGCGTGAGCAGGCGCCCCAACACCCCCCTGTGGTCACGGCCGCTTCCCACGGGCCCTAG